A single genomic interval of Zunongwangia sp. HGR-M22 harbors:
- a CDS encoding LysE family translocator, giving the protein MLHDILAAMPLGLFLAFMLGPVFFVLLETAAIKGFRAAISFDLGVIIADTVFLCIAYLSTTKLLERLKDDPALFIFGGVILTTYGVMTFLQTKKALPQEEESPDIRKLGKSDFLGLALKGFLLNFINIGVLGFWLGLIIVFGPRLEMQTDRIIVFFSTVLVTYLIVDVFKILLAKKLNRKLTPNRIYKMKKGISVMLVIFGIVLISQGAFPSEVNEIREQIDNITPGEGLGLGH; this is encoded by the coding sequence ATGCTACACGATATTTTAGCAGCGATGCCACTAGGTTTATTTTTGGCTTTTATGCTAGGACCTGTATTTTTTGTATTGTTGGAAACTGCTGCAATTAAAGGGTTTAGAGCTGCTATTTCTTTTGATTTAGGGGTAATTATTGCAGATACCGTTTTTCTCTGTATCGCCTATCTAAGTACTACCAAATTGCTGGAACGATTAAAAGACGATCCTGCATTGTTTATTTTTGGTGGTGTTATTCTTACTACTTACGGTGTAATGACATTTTTACAAACGAAAAAAGCCTTACCGCAGGAAGAAGAGAGTCCGGATATTAGAAAGCTGGGAAAAAGTGATTTTTTAGGTCTCGCATTAAAAGGTTTCCTACTTAATTTTATCAATATCGGGGTACTCGGTTTTTGGTTAGGACTTATCATAGTTTTTGGACCTCGTTTAGAAATGCAAACCGATAGAATTATCGTTTTTTTCAGTACTGTTTTAGTTACTTATTTAATAGTAGATGTATTTAAGATTCTATTAGCCAAGAAACTAAATCGTAAATTAACACCCAACAGAATTTATAAAATGAAGAAGGGAATTAGTGTTATGCTGGTAATCTTCGGTATTGTTTTAATATCGCAGGGAGCATTTCCAAGCGAAGTAAACGAAATAAGAGAGCAAATCGATAATATTACTCCGGGAGAAGGTTTAGGATTAGGACACTAA
- the rnr gene encoding ribonuclease R produces MKRKKGNKKSGSKLGNLDKKITDILRKDAGKSFNYKQIAAKLGVDDPSSRNQITKNLAQLAAKKEIIAVERGKFMVEKGANYYTGKLDMSTKGYGFVIVEEFEEDIMIPQANLNTAFHGDEVEIYVYKHRRRKKSEGEITKILNRKNTSFVGVLQMKKDFGFVVIDDPKMYTDFFVQKNKIGQAEDGDKVLVELDDWPKRADSPFGVITKVLGKPGLHNTEMHSILAQYGLPADFPEEVEEFANKIDTSISEKEIKKRRDMRDVLTFTIDPKDAKDFDDALSFRKLENGNIELGVHIADVSHYLQPDTILDEEAYDRATSVYLVDRVVPMLPEILSNGACSLRPNEEKYTFSAVFELDKNAKVKDQWFGRTVTYSDARFAYEEAQHIIETKKNTIPEDISIREEGAYSVDNTIVEAILELDRLAKKMRSVRMREGAISFDKVEVKFHLDEENEPIGVFFKTSKDANKLIEEFMLLANKKVAEFIGKQKPKKTFVYRCHDEPNEEKLASLQTVVGRFGHSLNLTDRKSVTSSLNGLLKDVQGKKEQNLVDTLAIRTMSKAYYGTENIGHYGLAFDYYTHFTSPIRRYPDVMVHRLLQQYLDGAGSASEDVYDEKCHHSSEMENLASNAERDSIKYMQVKFMQDHKDEEFLGVISGVTDWGIFVEIEQNKCEGMIRLRDLSDDHYEFSEEHYAVIGRKSKKMYQLGDEVYVKVKNADLVKRHLDFEMLGLKGDVEK; encoded by the coding sequence ATGAAAAGAAAAAAAGGAAATAAAAAATCTGGCAGTAAGCTGGGTAACTTAGATAAGAAAATAACCGACATTTTAAGAAAAGATGCCGGTAAGAGTTTTAATTACAAACAGATCGCTGCTAAATTAGGCGTTGATGATCCTAGTAGTCGAAATCAAATCACAAAAAATCTGGCACAACTTGCTGCCAAAAAAGAAATCATAGCTGTAGAGCGTGGTAAATTTATGGTGGAAAAAGGTGCAAACTATTACACCGGAAAATTAGATATGTCTACCAAGGGTTACGGTTTTGTGATTGTAGAGGAGTTTGAAGAGGATATCATGATTCCGCAGGCCAATTTGAATACTGCTTTTCATGGCGATGAAGTAGAAATCTATGTTTATAAACACCGTAGAAGAAAAAAATCTGAAGGGGAAATAACAAAAATTCTTAATCGTAAGAATACCTCCTTTGTGGGTGTTTTACAAATGAAAAAAGATTTTGGATTTGTGGTTATAGACGATCCAAAAATGTATACCGATTTTTTCGTACAAAAAAACAAAATCGGGCAAGCTGAAGATGGCGATAAAGTTCTGGTCGAATTGGACGATTGGCCTAAAAGAGCCGATTCTCCTTTTGGCGTAATTACTAAAGTGCTTGGTAAGCCGGGACTTCATAATACTGAAATGCATTCCATTTTAGCGCAATATGGTCTTCCTGCCGATTTTCCAGAGGAGGTAGAAGAGTTTGCAAATAAAATTGATACTTCAATTTCAGAAAAAGAAATAAAAAAACGTCGTGACATGCGCGATGTGTTAACGTTCACAATCGATCCAAAAGACGCAAAGGATTTTGATGATGCGCTAAGTTTTAGAAAATTAGAAAATGGTAATATAGAACTTGGTGTTCATATTGCAGATGTTTCGCATTATTTGCAACCCGATACGATTTTGGATGAGGAAGCTTACGACCGGGCAACTTCTGTATATTTGGTAGATAGGGTAGTGCCAATGCTCCCTGAAATTTTATCTAATGGGGCATGTTCGCTTAGACCAAATGAAGAAAAATATACGTTTTCTGCCGTTTTTGAGTTGGATAAAAATGCAAAAGTCAAAGATCAGTGGTTTGGTAGAACGGTAACTTACTCTGATGCCAGATTCGCTTACGAAGAAGCGCAGCACATCATCGAGACTAAGAAAAATACTATTCCAGAAGATATTTCCATTCGAGAAGAAGGAGCTTATAGTGTTGATAATACTATTGTTGAAGCAATATTGGAGTTAGATCGATTGGCAAAGAAAATGCGTTCAGTAAGAATGCGCGAGGGAGCTATTTCTTTTGATAAGGTGGAGGTGAAATTTCATTTAGATGAAGAAAATGAACCTATTGGAGTATTCTTTAAAACTTCTAAAGATGCCAATAAACTTATTGAGGAGTTTATGCTGCTTGCGAATAAAAAAGTAGCAGAATTTATAGGAAAGCAAAAACCTAAGAAAACCTTTGTTTACCGTTGCCATGACGAACCAAATGAAGAGAAATTAGCCTCTTTACAAACAGTTGTAGGACGTTTTGGACATTCGCTTAATCTAACCGATAGAAAAAGTGTTACAAGCTCCCTAAATGGTTTATTAAAAGATGTACAAGGGAAGAAAGAACAGAATCTCGTAGATACATTAGCTATTAGAACGATGAGTAAAGCGTATTACGGCACTGAAAATATAGGACACTACGGTTTGGCTTTTGATTACTATACGCATTTTACATCACCAATTCGTCGTTATCCAGATGTTATGGTACATCGTTTGCTACAACAGTATTTGGATGGGGCAGGGTCTGCCAGTGAAGATGTTTATGATGAAAAATGTCACCATAGTAGCGAAATGGAGAATCTTGCATCTAATGCTGAAAGAGATTCGATAAAATACATGCAGGTTAAATTTATGCAAGATCATAAAGACGAAGAATTTCTTGGTGTGATCTCTGGTGTAACCGACTGGGGTATTTTTGTCGAAATCGAGCAGAATAAATGTGAAGGTATGATTCGTCTTAGAGATTTATCAGACGATCATTACGAATTTAGTGAAGAGCATTACGCAGTGATTGGTAGAAAAAGTAAAAAAATGTACCAGCTAGGTGACGAAGTTTATGTGAAAGTTAAAAATGCCGATTTAGTAAAAAGACATTTAGATTTCGAGATGCTTGGATTAAAAGGAGATGTTGAAAAATAG
- a CDS encoding head GIN domain-containing protein: MKNIFIAVFMAIGLAVTAQETKHDIGDFEKIFVYDGLPVKLVRSNENKAVVTGESREDVDFDIEDATLKIKLGIDHIFDDDDDTQVLLYYKSIDEVRAKQNASIIIADKINAEFFTLEAQEGGDITGEFEVDNLIAFIRSGGEITPSGKVNHQEVNINTGGKYYAKNLQSQYLNVDIKAGGVADVTVSGKVTAKVKAGGTVNVYGDPEEIDKSTMFGGKVVRKN; the protein is encoded by the coding sequence ATGAAAAATATATTCATCGCGGTTTTTATGGCTATTGGTTTAGCTGTAACTGCACAGGAGACAAAACATGATATTGGAGATTTCGAGAAGATTTTTGTTTATGATGGTTTACCTGTAAAACTGGTGCGATCAAACGAAAATAAGGCTGTTGTAACCGGCGAGAGTAGGGAAGATGTCGATTTTGATATTGAAGATGCTACCCTAAAAATTAAATTAGGTATCGATCATATATTTGATGACGATGACGACACTCAGGTTTTACTTTATTACAAAAGTATAGACGAGGTGAGAGCAAAACAAAATGCTTCAATAATTATAGCTGATAAAATTAATGCTGAATTTTTCACTTTAGAAGCTCAGGAAGGTGGTGATATTACTGGAGAGTTTGAAGTTGATAATTTAATAGCATTTATAAGAAGTGGCGGGGAAATAACACCTTCGGGCAAAGTAAATCATCAGGAAGTAAATATCAACACTGGTGGAAAATATTATGCTAAAAACCTGCAATCTCAATATCTAAACGTAGATATTAAGGCGGGTGGTGTAGCCGATGTAACGGTATCCGGAAAAGTAACAGCTAAGGTTAAAGCTGGTGGTACCGTAAACGTTTATGGCGATCCTGAAGAAATTGATAAAAGTACCATGTTTGGTGGTAAAGTGGTTAGAAAAAACTAA
- a CDS encoding 2-hydroxyacid dehydrogenase translates to MKLAFFSTKSYDKEFFDHYNHKEIQLKYFEVRLYKDTANLAKNYDGVCVFVHDDLDEETLEILAENGVKFVVLRCAGFNNVNLAAAAKFGIKVYRVPAYSPEAVAEHAVALILTLNRKTHKAYNRIREGNFSLERLRGFNLHGKTVGVIGTGKIGSIFAKNMTGFGCKIIAYDKFENQEILNNGGTYVSFEELMRQSDIISLHCPLNPETKHIINEESFKLMKDGMMLINTSRGPLINTLDTIEALKSGKLGYLGIDVYEQEEQLFFKDLSESIIKDDVISRLISFPNVLITAHQGFLTKEALQQIAEVTIQNIKDFEEGRDTNNQLKV, encoded by the coding sequence ATGAAATTAGCTTTTTTCAGCACTAAATCTTACGATAAAGAATTCTTTGATCATTATAATCACAAAGAAATTCAGCTAAAATATTTTGAAGTACGACTCTACAAAGACACTGCAAATCTGGCTAAAAATTACGATGGTGTTTGTGTTTTTGTGCATGACGATCTGGATGAAGAAACACTAGAGATATTAGCTGAAAACGGTGTTAAATTTGTAGTACTTCGGTGCGCTGGTTTTAATAATGTAAATCTTGCTGCAGCCGCCAAATTCGGAATAAAAGTATATCGTGTGCCTGCTTATTCTCCAGAAGCTGTTGCCGAGCATGCAGTGGCATTGATTCTTACCCTCAACCGAAAAACGCATAAAGCTTATAATCGCATTAGAGAAGGAAATTTTTCTTTGGAACGCTTACGCGGTTTCAATCTTCATGGCAAAACAGTAGGGGTGATTGGCACTGGTAAAATAGGAAGTATTTTTGCTAAAAATATGACAGGTTTTGGCTGTAAGATTATTGCCTACGATAAATTCGAAAATCAGGAAATTCTAAACAACGGCGGAACTTACGTCTCTTTTGAAGAATTAATGAGGCAATCTGATATCATTTCGTTGCACTGCCCCTTAAATCCTGAAACAAAACATATCATTAATGAAGAAAGCTTCAAATTAATGAAAGATGGTATGATGTTGATCAACACCAGCCGGGGACCGCTAATCAATACTCTGGATACCATAGAAGCTTTAAAATCTGGTAAATTGGGCTATTTAGGGATCGATGTTTACGAGCAGGAAGAACAGCTATTTTTTAAAGATCTCTCAGAAAGTATTATAAAAGACGATGTTATTTCTCGTCTAATTTCATTTCCAAATGTATTAATCACAGCACATCAAGGCTTTTTAACCAAAGAAGCATTGCAGCAAATTGCTGAGGTTACCATACAGAATATCAAGGATTTTGAAGAAGGAAGAGATACTAACAATCAGCTTAAGGTTTAG
- a CDS encoding phage holin family protein, translated as MAFEKLSNSIDELNDNVKAFTHSNAEYYKLLIFKQTSRTAISLVKFLIVAFSLSTALAFVSLGIAFAISAALEEPSSGFFIVGGFYLILIVLFVIFGTKPLTKFMLKKFSREIFNEEN; from the coding sequence ATGGCGTTTGAAAAACTAAGTAATAGTATTGACGAACTTAATGATAATGTAAAAGCATTTACGCATAGTAATGCTGAATATTATAAACTCTTAATATTTAAGCAAACCTCAAGAACTGCTATTAGTTTAGTAAAATTTTTGATTGTTGCTTTTTCTCTTAGTACGGCCTTAGCTTTTGTATCTTTAGGAATAGCATTTGCAATTAGTGCTGCTCTAGAAGAGCCTTCTTCAGGTTTCTTTATAGTTGGCGGATTTTATCTTATTCTCATAGTACTTTTTGTGATTTTTGGTACAAAGCCATTAACAAAATTTATGCTGAAAAAGTTTTCACGCGAAATATTTAATGAAGAGAACTAA
- the folB gene encoding dihydroneopterin aldolase — protein sequence MGSIKLKNIKVFAYHGCLDEEGKIGSDYRVDLKVKGDLTNSAKSDELADTIDYVHLNKIVKEEMAMRSKLLETVAERINNRVLQEILMVQKVKVWVSKINPPIGGNVAMVSVSRSKTR from the coding sequence GTGGGAAGCATAAAATTAAAAAATATCAAAGTTTTCGCTTATCATGGCTGCCTTGATGAAGAAGGTAAGATTGGAAGTGATTACCGTGTGGATTTAAAAGTGAAAGGCGATCTTACTAATTCAGCAAAATCTGATGAATTAGCCGACACTATTGATTATGTTCATTTAAACAAGATAGTGAAGGAAGAGATGGCTATGCGTTCTAAACTTTTAGAAACCGTAGCTGAACGTATAAACAATCGTGTGCTCCAAGAAATCCTTATGGTACAAAAGGTTAAGGTTTGGGTTTCTAAAATAAATCCGCCTATTGGTGGCAATGTTGCAATGGTTAGTGTATCTAGAAGTAAAACCAGATAG
- a CDS encoding S41 family peptidase, whose product MKNNFYKKTLILAFGGAVLFSSVGFKSDFFEIAKQIEIFTMLFKEINMNYVDETSPADLMDTAIKSMLTDLDPYTNFWSEQDVQSSRIDMAGEYTGIGAVLKSNGDNLLITEVYKDYPADEAGLKPGDEITKIGDTKVADFTENAGALLNGSMNSKIVINYTRQGNTQEASIKRSSVELKAVPFYTLLEDQSGYIVLSRFNQKAYEETSRAVKDLKSKGAEKIILDLRGNPGGLLSEAINVSNIFLDKGELITSTKSVIEKYNKEYYTQKEPIDTKIPLVVLVNGQSASASEIVSGAIQDLDRGVVVGARTFGKGLVQRPKEIAYGTQLKITISRYYTPSGRCIQALDYRRRDENGKAVRTKVEDYNAFKTKNGRTVYDGGGILPDVRLESSEYSSITRALLEKNAVFDFATEYYYQNSVEDPLKYEFSDAEFNDFKSYLKTSNFSYKTATEQELEELLITAQSEGFQQDILDSYKQITQEIDKSKAAELDEKKEEIKAVLQDEIIKRYFYQEGLYENHVANSREIKKAREVLNNPAQYAKILEN is encoded by the coding sequence ATGAAAAATAATTTCTATAAAAAAACACTAATCTTAGCTTTTGGTGGCGCAGTGTTATTCTCTAGCGTTGGTTTTAAATCTGATTTTTTTGAAATCGCCAAACAGATTGAAATCTTTACCATGCTATTCAAGGAAATCAACATGAATTATGTTGATGAAACCAGCCCTGCAGATCTTATGGATACCGCCATAAAATCGATGTTAACAGATCTGGATCCTTATACCAACTTTTGGAGTGAGCAGGATGTACAAAGCTCACGTATAGACATGGCTGGCGAGTATACCGGGATAGGAGCAGTGCTAAAATCGAATGGTGATAACCTGTTAATAACTGAAGTTTATAAGGATTATCCGGCAGATGAGGCTGGTTTAAAACCCGGTGACGAAATCACTAAAATCGGAGATACCAAGGTGGCCGACTTTACTGAAAATGCCGGCGCTTTATTAAACGGGTCTATGAACTCGAAAATCGTTATAAATTATACACGCCAGGGAAATACACAGGAAGCAAGTATTAAAAGAAGTTCTGTGGAATTGAAGGCAGTTCCGTTTTATACTCTTTTGGAAGATCAAAGCGGTTATATTGTATTAAGTAGATTTAATCAAAAAGCGTATGAAGAGACCAGTAGGGCAGTTAAAGATCTTAAAAGCAAAGGTGCCGAGAAAATAATACTTGATCTTAGAGGAAATCCCGGTGGTTTATTAAGCGAAGCCATTAATGTGAGTAACATTTTTCTAGATAAAGGAGAACTTATTACCAGTACAAAATCGGTTATAGAAAAATATAATAAAGAGTATTACACACAAAAAGAGCCTATCGACACTAAAATTCCTTTGGTGGTTTTGGTAAATGGTCAAAGTGCTTCAGCAAGCGAAATTGTTTCAGGAGCTATTCAAGATTTAGATAGAGGAGTAGTGGTAGGCGCCAGAACTTTTGGTAAAGGATTGGTACAACGTCCAAAAGAAATTGCTTACGGAACGCAGCTTAAAATTACAATCTCACGTTACTACACGCCAAGTGGTCGCTGTATACAGGCTTTAGATTACCGAAGACGTGATGAAAACGGAAAAGCGGTTAGAACCAAAGTAGAAGACTACAATGCCTTTAAAACTAAAAACGGAAGAACAGTTTATGATGGTGGCGGAATTTTACCTGATGTTCGTTTAGAATCTTCAGAATACAGCAGCATTACCAGAGCTTTGCTAGAGAAAAATGCCGTTTTCGATTTTGCTACGGAATATTATTATCAAAACTCTGTGGAAGATCCACTAAAATATGAATTTAGTGATGCGGAATTCAACGATTTTAAAAGCTATTTAAAAACTTCAAATTTCAGCTATAAAACAGCTACTGAACAGGAATTGGAAGAATTGTTGATAACTGCACAATCTGAAGGTTTTCAGCAAGATATCCTAGATAGTTATAAACAAATCACCCAGGAAATCGATAAAAGTAAGGCTGCCGAGTTAGATGAAAAGAAAGAAGAAATTAAAGCAGTTTTACAAGACGAGATTATAAAACGTTATTTTTATCAGGAGGGCTTATATGAAAATCACGTAGCCAATAGTCGTGAAATAAAAAAGGCCAGAGAAGTTTTAAACAATCCGGCCCAGTATGCTAAGATTCTTGAAAATTAA
- a CDS encoding GNAT family N-acetyltransferase — MEILVKQFNELSLKDLYDILQLRSEVFVVEQDCVYQDIDGKDADALHIIGKKNNEIVAYTRCFDKGFYFEEAAIGRVVVKMNQRKYGYGHDIMKASLKAIKEHFNTEGIRLSAQQYLIKFYENHGFTTEGEGYLEDGIPHIAMVK, encoded by the coding sequence ATGGAAATACTTGTAAAACAATTTAACGAGCTTAGCTTAAAAGACTTATATGATATTTTGCAACTTCGATCTGAAGTTTTTGTAGTAGAACAAGATTGTGTATATCAGGATATTGATGGCAAGGATGCCGATGCTTTACATATTATAGGTAAAAAGAATAACGAGATTGTAGCTTATACACGATGTTTTGATAAAGGATTTTATTTTGAAGAAGCCGCTATTGGTCGCGTCGTAGTAAAAATGAATCAACGTAAATATGGCTATGGTCACGATATTATGAAGGCTTCTTTAAAAGCTATTAAAGAGCATTTTAATACTGAAGGGATTAGACTTTCGGCACAGCAATATTTAATTAAATTCTATGAAAATCATGGGTTTACAACTGAAGGTGAAGGCTATCTAGAAGACGGAATACCCCATATAGCAATGGTAAAATAG
- a CDS encoding DUF6327 family protein, with product MREYTNFEDIDRDLKILKLQTKIDTEEIKLTIEEVKDSLSPLNVLGNAAGALVQKALVLKAVGKILGVKRM from the coding sequence ATGAGAGAGTATACCAATTTTGAAGATATTGATAGAGATTTGAAGATTTTAAAACTTCAAACTAAAATTGATACCGAAGAAATCAAACTTACTATCGAAGAAGTAAAAGATTCTTTATCACCATTAAATGTTCTTGGGAATGCTGCGGGTGCACTGGTTCAAAAAGCACTTGTTTTAAAGGCCGTGGGTAAGATTTTAGGTGTTAAACGAATGTAA
- a CDS encoding YtxH domain-containing protein, which translates to MANTGNTFLALVTGAAIGAGIGLLYAPDKGEKTRNKLRKDALDAQGRFNQKYNETTSNLTEKAKKAKLDFEERLEETLSNASHKADDILSAMESKLEELRKQNAKLQKEVKKEEAETKANKAVV; encoded by the coding sequence ATGGCAAATACAGGAAATACATTTTTAGCATTAGTAACCGGAGCAGCTATAGGAGCAGGTATCGGATTATTGTATGCTCCCGATAAAGGTGAAAAGACCAGAAATAAGCTTAGAAAAGACGCTCTAGATGCTCAAGGTCGTTTTAATCAAAAATATAATGAAACTACTTCTAATCTAACAGAAAAGGCAAAAAAGGCTAAATTGGATTTTGAAGAGAGATTGGAAGAAACGCTATCTAACGCTAGTCACAAAGCCGACGATATCTTATCTGCAATGGAATCAAAACTAGAAGAACTAAGAAAACAAAACGCTAAACTGCAAAAAGAAGTAAAGAAAGAAGAAGCTGAGACAAAAGCTAATAAAGCAGTCGTATAA
- a CDS encoding glutamine--tRNA ligase/YqeY domain fusion protein produces the protein MAEEKKSLNFIEQIIEEDLKADYKKESLKFRFPPEPNGYLHIGHASSICLNFGLGETYDAPVNLRFDDTNPIKEEREFVESIKKDVSWLGYQWAKECYASDYFQQLYDWAVVMIKNGDAYVDSQTSEAIAEQKGTPTQPGKESPYRSRSIEENLDLFEQMKNGETTEGAHVLRAKIDMESANMLMRDPIMYRCVHKPHHRTESEWKIYPMYDWAHGESDFIEQVSHSFCTLEFLPHRELYNWFVEKVSKPGEFIPKQREFARRNLSHTVVSKRKLAQLVEKGIVQSWDDPRMPTISGLRRRGFTPESIKNFAESIGVGKRENMIDVAHLEFCAREDLNKKAPRVMGVLDPVKLVITNYPEGEEEWLEAENNPEDEAAGTRQVPFSRELYIEREDFKESANRKFFRLTLGKEVRLKNAYIIKGEDVVKDEEGNILEIHCTYDPKSKSGSGTEESLRKVKGTLHWVSIKHALKAEVRLYDRLFTEEAPDGVKDRDFLEFVNPDSLNVITGYVEPSLQSSVELDKFQFQRIGYFCIDKDSTKDQLVFNRTVTLRDSWAKKQK, from the coding sequence ATGGCTGAAGAAAAAAAATCACTCAATTTTATTGAGCAAATTATTGAAGAAGATTTAAAGGCAGATTATAAAAAGGAAAGTCTTAAGTTTAGATTTCCACCAGAACCTAATGGATATTTGCATATAGGTCATGCTTCCTCTATTTGTTTAAATTTTGGATTAGGAGAAACCTATGATGCACCGGTTAATCTTAGGTTTGATGATACAAATCCTATCAAAGAAGAGCGGGAATTTGTCGAATCCATTAAGAAAGATGTGTCCTGGTTAGGATACCAATGGGCCAAAGAATGTTATGCTTCAGATTATTTTCAGCAATTATACGACTGGGCAGTAGTAATGATTAAAAATGGTGACGCTTATGTAGATAGCCAAACTTCTGAAGCGATTGCAGAGCAAAAAGGAACACCAACACAACCAGGAAAAGAAAGCCCATATAGAAGTAGAAGCATTGAAGAAAACTTGGATCTTTTCGAACAAATGAAAAACGGAGAGACCACGGAAGGTGCGCATGTATTACGAGCAAAAATAGATATGGAAAGCGCAAATATGTTAATGCGTGATCCTATAATGTATCGTTGTGTACATAAGCCACATCACCGTACCGAAAGTGAATGGAAGATTTATCCTATGTACGATTGGGCGCATGGTGAAAGTGATTTTATCGAGCAAGTTTCACATTCGTTTTGTACGCTAGAATTTTTACCACATAGAGAATTATATAACTGGTTTGTAGAAAAGGTAAGTAAGCCTGGAGAATTCATACCTAAACAACGTGAATTTGCACGTCGAAACCTTAGTCATACTGTTGTAAGTAAAAGAAAGCTTGCACAATTAGTAGAAAAAGGAATCGTACAGTCTTGGGACGATCCCAGAATGCCTACGATTTCTGGATTAAGAAGAAGAGGTTTTACACCAGAATCTATTAAGAATTTTGCTGAATCTATTGGGGTAGGTAAGCGTGAGAATATGATCGATGTTGCCCATTTAGAATTTTGTGCGAGAGAAGACCTCAACAAAAAAGCACCAAGGGTAATGGGCGTTTTAGATCCGGTAAAACTGGTAATTACAAATTATCCTGAAGGTGAAGAAGAATGGCTGGAAGCCGAAAATAATCCTGAGGATGAAGCTGCAGGAACAAGACAGGTTCCTTTTAGCCGTGAATTATATATTGAAAGAGAAGATTTTAAAGAAAGCGCAAATAGAAAGTTCTTTAGACTAACTCTAGGAAAAGAAGTTCGTCTTAAAAACGCCTATATTATAAAAGGAGAAGATGTAGTTAAAGATGAAGAAGGTAATATTTTAGAAATTCATTGTACATACGATCCTAAAAGTAAAAGTGGTAGTGGAACCGAAGAATCTTTAAGAAAAGTAAAAGGAACCCTTCATTGGGTATCAATAAAGCATGCATTAAAAGCTGAGGTTCGTTTATACGATCGCTTATTTACAGAAGAAGCACCAGATGGTGTAAAAGATAGAGACTTTTTAGAATTTGTAAATCCAGATTCTTTAAATGTAATTACAGGCTATGTAGAACCAAGTCTGCAATCTTCTGTAGAATTAGATAAATTTCAGTTCCAAAGAATTGGTTATTTCTGTATCGATAAAGACAGTACTAAGGATCAATTGGTTTTTAACCGTACGGTAACTTTACGAGATAGTTGGGCTAAAAAGCAAAAGTAA
- the rnpA gene encoding ribonuclease P protein component: MEEGFKKHEKLKSKILIDKLFAEGVSIKNYPLRLVYIPITSQDTSVASAKNQYFKTGFSVPKKFIKTAVQRNRIKRLMRESFRKNKYLVTTGAKQQYALMFIYLSRDDISQIKMEQLMLNLLERLKRKEQISVESI; this comes from the coding sequence ATGGAAGAAGGCTTTAAAAAACATGAAAAATTAAAGAGTAAAATTCTTATTGATAAGCTTTTTGCTGAAGGTGTTTCGATAAAAAATTATCCACTTCGGTTAGTCTATATTCCTATTACTTCTCAGGATACTTCAGTTGCTTCAGCTAAGAATCAATATTTTAAGACGGGTTTTTCTGTTCCGAAGAAATTTATAAAAACCGCTGTACAACGTAACCGCATTAAAAGATTGATGCGAGAATCTTTCAGAAAAAATAAGTATCTTGTAACGACCGGGGCTAAGCAACAATATGCTTTAATGTTTATATATCTTTCCCGCGACGATATTTCTCAAATCAAGATGGAGCAATTGATGCTTAACTTACTAGAACGGCTAAAACGCAAAGAGCAAATTAGTGTTGAAAGTATATAG
- a CDS encoding RpiB/LacA/LacB family sugar-phosphate isomerase translates to MKISIGNDHAGTQYKNIIQLYLEKEAGIEVKNYGTNTDDSVDYADFVHPVAEDVENGVSDFGIIICGSGNGASMTANKHQKIRCALCWTGEITKLCREHNDANILSIPARFVSTQQAVDMVKIFLNTEFEGGRHQTRIDKIPCQ, encoded by the coding sequence ATGAAAATCTCCATTGGTAATGACCACGCCGGAACGCAGTATAAGAATATTATTCAGCTGTATTTAGAAAAAGAAGCAGGTATAGAAGTAAAAAATTATGGTACGAATACAGATGATAGCGTAGATTACGCCGATTTTGTACATCCCGTAGCCGAGGATGTTGAAAATGGCGTATCAGATTTTGGAATTATCATCTGTGGAAGCGGTAATGGTGCTAGTATGACCGCAAATAAACATCAAAAAATTCGCTGTGCATTATGTTGGACGGGCGAGATTACCAAGTTATGTAGAGAACATAATGATGCCAATATTCTAAGTATACCGGCAAGATTTGTATCTACACAGCAAGCAGTAGATATGGTAAAGATATTTTTAAACACTGAATTTGAAGGTGGTAGACACCAAACACGTATCGATAAAATTCCTTGCCAATAA